In Spirochaetota bacterium, the genomic stretch AGCCCCTTTCTTGATCTCTATGTCGCCCTCTTTTGCCCCGATAACCTCATTTCCCGCGTCGTCGAGAAACCTGATCTTTATCGTGTACTTGCCCTCTTTCAGGAACAGCCTTCCCAGCTGTAGATTCGCCGGCAGGGTATGCCAGCACCTCAGGTCAGGCTTGATGTTCGCCATGAGACCCGCGCCCACCCCGGCACCCACGACCGTCCCGATGAGGCCCGCGACGCCGCTAGTTTTCTTTAACTGCTCGGCGGCCTTCTTGGCCACTAATCCGGCCACGATCGCCGCTACGGCCTTGGTGACGACACCCGCCGCTACCTTGAAGTACATCTTGGTGTAATCGTCCTCCATGTTCTTCAATGCCGTGTCCTCGATGTTTTCCAGCATATAGGTGCGCGCGATGTCCTTCCCGTCGACGTTGATCATGAGAAAGCTCACCTTGTTGGAACGCTTTTGGAACTTGGGAATGGGATTTTCCGCCAGTTTCAGCGAGGCGAGCACCGCTGCGGCCGTCACCCCCTGCTGCAGCGTGAGCCCGTTCAGGGAAATCCGTATGCCGTCCGCCATCGCCTTGTCGGACAACAGGCTGCCGCGCGAGGCCTTGATGGCGCCCTGCCCGGACTCGTAGATCATGATAAGCTCGCCCGCGTCTTCCGGCATCTCGTCCTGTTTGCCGTACTGGGCCTGGTACTGGGCGTAATCATCCATGTAGTCGATCTTTTTCGCCATGCGCTGAAGGTCGCGGTACACAAGCGCGAGCCGCGGATCGAGCTGCACAATCTGCTTGTACTCGATATACGCGAATTCCTGGTCGTTCTTGTCGTTATCCTTGTCGCCGATAAGCTCGAAGGCGATCGCGGTCAGATATTTCGCCATCAGGTTCTGCTTGTAGGCCCGGCCCGAAAGCACCTGGATTTCCGCGAGCAGGTCGTTAACCTTTTTAAACTCGACACGCGCCGAATCGGCGTCCTTCAACATGAGAAAATTGATTCCAAGGTACATGTGAACGAGCACCACCTCGAAATCCTCGCCGCGGTAGTTGGTGACCGTATCGTTCAGGAACAGGGAAAGCGCTTCCTTGCTTATGCTCTTGGCGATCCTTTCAGAAAGGGCCGATGCCGCGAGCAGGACCTTGTTGCTGTTCGGATAATCGCCGGCCGCATGAAGCATAAGCCCGCACTCCATCATGAAGAGGAGCTGGTCTTTCCCCTCTTTATTCACCTCGGGGAGCAGCGACTTGGCGGCATCCTTGTACTTGCCGAAGTAGAAGCTTTCCTCGGACTTCTTGATCATCTTGTCGTAGGAAGTCGTGCACCCGATGCCCAGCATGAACACGCATGCGGCGACGACTGCCAGTATCTTTCGTGTCATATCATCCGTTCCTCAGTAGTTTATTGGAAAATCAGAAGGATATCTTGTCCTTGCTCGTTGCCTTCAGGAACTCCTTCTGGTCCTGCCATTCGATCACCTGGGTGGCGAGATTGTAAAGCTGCATGGTGACGACCAGGTACTGGAGCCGCTTGCCGTCCACGTTGCGAACGTTGTCGCGAATGTCGCCGGTGAGGTACAGGTTGGGGGATTTTAATTGCCCCGGGGTGACGCCGCTGTCCTCGAACATGCCGGTCATGTTTTTTTCCATCTGCTCGATCGCGTCCTTCGTGAGGTTGTCGTCGACGAACTTGATGCGCTTTTTGATGAGGTTCGTGGTGATTTCATTCGTGATCATGGCGGTATCGATATGTTCGGAGGTCTTGTTCTTGAACGACTTAACCTGTATGAATGCGGGCTGCTGCCATTCATCCTTGACAAACTTCACCATCGAGCCGACCATCTTGGATACGGTCGCCTTGACTTCCTTGGGCCCCCACTGCCCGGATCCCTTGTCCTCGGACGCCTTGCGGTACTGGGTTCCCCCCCCGCAGCTTACGAGCATGACTGCGAGCGCGATGCTGCAAATAGCGAGCTTTTTCATGGTGACACACTCCTTTTTATTCCATAGATTATCACGTGCCTTGCCTGGCACTGCTTGACGCACGGCTGGAAACTCATGCAATAATTAAGTACGGTCGAATGGAAATGTCAACAAACAAACGGGCAATTAAATAAATTAGAATATGTCTATGCAAATTAATTTAATGGGCGGAGGTATTCCCGTATCGCGGCGTCCGTTTCGCGTACCGCGTCCTCCGGTACCCGGTTTTCAACCCGGGCGATAAAGCTCTTCCGGTCCAGGCTGTATTTGTAAAGCGGATCGTAGTATTTTTCGAGCACCATCGCCGTGAATTCCGCGAGGCGGCCGGCCTCAAAGAAAGAGCGAAGCTGAGCGGCATTATTATGGCCGATACGGGTCTCGAGCGTTTGGATAATGCCCAGTATCTCCCCGCAGTCCAGCCCGCGCGAATATTCTTCCATGAGGATTTCCACGCGCCGTTCGAGGCTCGCGGTTATAAGGATCGCGGGAGCGTGTCCGATATACTCTACGATCCGCCCGGGAACATGAAGGTCGCCTATCTTGCGCGATTCGCCCTCGATAACCGCGCACCCCGCGGCGGCGAGTTCGTCCACCCTGCGCACGAGCAGGCTCTCGAACGTCTTCTGCGAGTTCGCGGTGAGCCCTATACCCCCGAACAGGGAGCTTCGGTGCCCGGCGAAATACTCAAGGTCGATTCCATACCCAAGCGCGCGTACTATGAGGGTTTTGCCCGTGCCCGTGAGCCCGTGCAGGGCGAATACCGGCGGAACTATATCCAGGGATTCGACCCGGGAGCGCACCCAATTTCTGTAACCCTTGTATCCGCCCGTAAGTTTTCTGACGGGTATTCCAAGCGAGTCAAGCAGAGAGACGAGCGAGCTGGAACGCATGCCGCCCCGGAAGCAGTAGATGACGATATCCCTGTTTTTCATCCGGGTTATCTCTTCCACAATGGAAGAGAGCTTTTCCCCGACGATTTGCGTCCCCTTGAGTATGGCCTTTTCCTGCCCGTGGATCCTGTACATTGTTCCTATCTCCGCGCGTTCGCCGTCGTCGAGCACGGGGATGTTAACGGCGCCGGGGATGTGATCCAGACCGTACTCGACCGGGGCGCGGACATCGACAAACGCCGGGTCGGGGAGCAGGAGCGCGTCGGGGTAGGTGATTTCAGGTCTCAGGTTCATGGGCGTGCGCCAAGGCTGGCTGTTAACGCGGGGACGGCATGCGCACCGTAACGCTTCCGCCGGTGTAAAGTTCCCGCACCGCCTGGAACACGACGTCCATATAGATCTTCATGGGTGACTGGAACAGGAGCGGATGAAAGTCCTTCCGTGAAACGAGCCTTTTCGCGAATCTGCCCGCGGAAAACCCCTCGATTTCAAAACTGAAATCCCCGGTCATGAGCGCTTCGGCGCTTCCGGCGGGGACCGCGAATATTCCTTCGACCTCGCCGTCGCGGAATACGTAACCGTCGAGCGTTCTGTTGTCGTGCAGCAGGTACACCCTTTGGAACTCGCGGTGGAAGAGGCCGTCCGCCCTTTCCTCGTAGCGGTAATAGCCAAGGTCGACCAGCTCGTCGTCGGGCGGGCGGATACCGACCTCCTCCCAGGACTCCTTCTGTATCTTGTTCTCGTTCTGCCCAAAGATCACATGCCCGCCCACGGTGATGTCCAGGCAGTCCGGGTAAAGTTCCTTGGTGCGGGCGCGATGCTGGAAGAGTATATCGGGCCCCCCGGCCGTCGTACGTACGATCCACATGTGCACGCCCTCGTGCGGGATGCCGGTCCTGTGCGCCGTTTTCCGGGCTACCGCGCGCCCGGTGGGGCGGGCGAGGTCCCAGTCCCATTCTTCTATCATTTCATCGTGCGGGTCCATGAATGCGCCTCCGGGGCTTTGGTGCCGATAAACTTCCCTGCCGTCATAACTATAGCACCATGCGCGCAAAAAAGGACCTGGCAATCACTATTTGGGCGCACACGGGTCTCACCGCGGGCGGATCGG encodes the following:
- the mnmH gene encoding tRNA 2-selenouridine(34) synthase MnmH, coding for MNLRPEITYPDALLLPDPAFVDVRAPVEYGLDHIPGAVNIPVLDDGERAEIGTMYRIHGQEKAILKGTQIVGEKLSSIVEEITRMKNRDIVIYCFRGGMRSSSLVSLLDSLGIPVRKLTGGYKGYRNWVRSRVESLDIVPPVFALHGLTGTGKTLIVRALGYGIDLEYFAGHRSSLFGGIGLTANSQKTFESLLVRRVDELAAAGCAVIEGESRKIGDLHVPGRIVEYIGHAPAILITASLERRVEILMEEYSRGLDCGEILGIIQTLETRIGHNNAAQLRSFFEAGRLAEFTAMVLEKYYDPLYKYSLDRKSFIARVENRVPEDAVRETDAAIREYLRPLN